One genomic region from Acidobacteriota bacterium encodes:
- a CDS encoding sensor domain-containing diguanylate cyclase, translated as MVFDRDSVSPEQFVVEVFSELPQPTVEGRWRELNVLLRLSMLTGLQMQLEATLDILCDFAGEIAAFDRALVYFWEEEDQKGEPRATRGMDAAPSEVYARGNILNLWAAKYGRPLLIAAGKNLQADAFLEAVGSEMALVVPLFAANQVMGSIQLFAARRSAFTRPAFTKPAFTKEDAQLLWVLALVAENQLTREYANEGLLRFAFTDYLTGLKTRGYFEQQLDLEIKRAERKQAGLALLMVDIDHFKQLNDHYGHHVGDQVLRDVTAILMKDMREVDTVARYGGEEFVIILPETAAGGALFVAERLRNAVAQSKFFAGSVDAVEHLTISIGIAVFDTDAQFKRDLIEYADAALYAAKAGGRNQVVLYSDLMLKQRKEA; from the coding sequence ATGGTCTTCGACCGAGACAGCGTGTCCCCGGAGCAGTTCGTCGTAGAGGTGTTCTCCGAGTTGCCACAACCCACAGTAGAGGGTCGCTGGCGCGAGCTCAACGTGCTGCTGCGCTTGAGCATGCTGACCGGATTGCAGATGCAGCTCGAAGCCACCCTCGACATCTTGTGCGACTTTGCCGGCGAGATCGCAGCCTTCGACCGGGCTCTCGTCTACTTCTGGGAGGAGGAAGACCAGAAAGGGGAACCGCGGGCCACGCGCGGGATGGACGCGGCGCCGAGCGAGGTCTACGCGCGAGGGAACATCCTGAACCTCTGGGCGGCGAAGTACGGCCGTCCGCTGCTGATCGCGGCGGGAAAGAACCTGCAGGCCGACGCCTTCCTCGAAGCGGTCGGCAGCGAGATGGCTTTGGTGGTGCCGTTATTCGCCGCCAACCAGGTGATGGGATCGATCCAGCTCTTCGCGGCACGGCGCTCGGCCTTCACCAGGCCCGCCTTTACGAAGCCCGCCTTTACGAAGGAAGACGCGCAGCTGCTCTGGGTGCTGGCCTTGGTCGCCGAGAATCAGCTCACCCGTGAGTATGCCAACGAAGGACTGTTGCGCTTCGCCTTCACCGATTACCTGACCGGCTTGAAGACGCGCGGCTACTTCGAGCAGCAACTCGACCTCGAGATAAAACGCGCCGAGCGCAAGCAAGCCGGCCTGGCGCTCCTGATGGTCGACATCGACCACTTCAAGCAACTCAACGATCACTACGGACACCACGTGGGCGACCAGGTATTGCGTGACGTGACTGCCATCCTGATGAAGGACATGCGCGAGGTAGACACGGTGGCGCGTTACGGTGGCGAAGAGTTCGTCATCATCCTGCCGGAAACCGCGGCCGGCGGCGCCCTGTTCGTCGCCGAGCGCTTGCGCAACGCGGTCGCCCAGTCCAAGTTCTTTGCCGGTTCCGTCGACGCGGTGGAGCATCTGACCATCTCGATCGGCATCGCCGTGTTCGACACCGACGCGCAGTTCAAACGCGACCTGATCGAGTACGCGGATGCCGCGCTCTATGCGGCAAAAGCCGGCGGACGCAACCAGGTCGTCCTCTATTCCGACCTTATGCTCAAGCAGCGCAAAGAGGCCTGA
- a CDS encoding glycosyltransferase translates to MLSNIPTLETRTLKMQTLETTPKQRTSRKTAAAAAESAGGHTYANGTRPWSVMHATEHVRGVIELAEAQRDLGMHPVLVTPQGHGSIELYLRTPPLEEGGVSLLSIWQEVRQWRKSLADCAGAAAMEIVHAHCFAAGMSGVRNWPVVVYDLRDCVEHDADPSQQWLARSLRVAEQFVLTRAQAVVVHRPSRRATARERGTAEEHIFVVPDPIAGLEYANGGSASGEYANGDWLRGEYANGALPHGAVTFFAPGLHLNDVHTADLDFDLVLSAFAQVLSEVENPGMENPGVQNIVLLLEGDPAAAALRDKLAAAGISRAVRLVTPQQRARALHSADVVLTATALTEANNAPNPAGLEAMRAGRAVLAADTTANRDLSPEG, encoded by the coding sequence ATGCTCTCCAACATCCCCACGCTCGAGACCCGCACACTGAAGATGCAAACGCTCGAGACCACGCCCAAACAACGCACCAGCCGCAAAACGGCGGCGGCGGCCGCCGAGAGCGCAGGCGGACACACGTATGCAAACGGCACTCGGCCGTGGAGCGTGATGCATGCCACCGAGCATGTGCGCGGGGTAATCGAGCTGGCCGAGGCGCAACGCGATCTGGGGATGCATCCGGTGCTGGTGACGCCCCAGGGCCACGGATCGATCGAGCTGTACCTGCGCACGCCGCCGTTGGAAGAGGGTGGGGTCTCGCTGTTGAGCATCTGGCAGGAGGTGCGCCAGTGGCGGAAGTCGCTCGCCGATTGCGCCGGCGCCGCAGCCATGGAGATCGTGCATGCGCACTGCTTCGCCGCGGGGATGTCCGGAGTGCGGAACTGGCCGGTGGTGGTCTATGACCTGCGCGACTGTGTGGAGCACGACGCGGATCCGAGCCAGCAATGGCTGGCGCGCTCGCTGCGCGTCGCAGAGCAGTTCGTTCTCACCCGCGCCCAGGCTGTCGTGGTGCATCGGCCGTCGCGGCGCGCGACCGCGCGCGAGCGGGGCACGGCGGAGGAGCACATCTTCGTGGTCCCAGACCCGATCGCGGGCCTGGAATATGCAAACGGCGGATCCGCGAGTGGCGAATACGCAAATGGCGACTGGCTGCGCGGCGAATACGCGAATGGCGCCCTGCCGCACGGCGCCGTCACCTTCTTCGCCCCCGGCCTTCACCTTAACGACGTCCACACCGCCGACCTCGATTTCGATTTAGTGTTGAGCGCGTTCGCGCAGGTCCTCTCCGAGGTCGAGAACCCCGGGATGGAAAATCCCGGGGTGCAGAATATCGTGCTGCTGCTCGAAGGCGATCCCGCCGCGGCGGCGCTGCGCGACAAGCTGGCGGCAGCGGGGATCAGCCGCGCGGTGCGCCTGGTAACGCCGCAACAGCGCGCGCGGGCGTTGCACAGCGCCGACGTTGTTTTGACAGCAACGGCATTGACTGAGGCAAACAACGCCCCGAACCCAGCCGGACTCGAAGCCATGCGCGCAGGCCGAGCCGTGCTGGCAGCGGACACCACCGCCAACCGCGATCTCTCGCCCGAGGGC